The Candidatus Alcyoniella australis genome includes a region encoding these proteins:
- the rpsS gene encoding 30S ribosomal protein S19 — MPRSVKKGPFVDNHLLEKVQRMGDSGERRVIRTWSRRSTILPEFVGFTFAVHNGKKFVPVFVTENMVGHKLGEFSPTRMFHGHAGDRKSK, encoded by the coding sequence ATGCCCCGATCGGTAAAGAAGGGACCTTTCGTTGACAATCATCTGCTGGAGAAGGTCCAGCGGATGGGCGACAGCGGCGAACGCAGGGTGATCCGTACTTGGTCGCGCCGCAGCACGATCTTGCCGGAGTTTGTCGGTTTCACCTTTGCAGTGCACAACGGCAAGAAATTCGTGCCGGTATTCGTGACCGAGAACATGGTCGGTCACAAGCTGGGCGAATTCTCGCCTACTCGGATGTTCCACGGTCACGCCGGCGACCGTAAGAGCAAGTAG